In Isosphaera pallida ATCC 43644, the sequence ACGCTCGGTCGGACGACGAGTCATCCCACCCATCCGCGCCTCCGTGGTCGAATCCCAAGCCGATGACCTCGGCTCGGGCGACTTCCAATAAGCTGCCCCGCTCGCCACTCCCCCCCACAAAGCAAAGCCAAAAAAGGTCAACTCCGCCGGAGCGTGGTCCCGCGCCGTGGTTCGAACGACGAACCCGACGCCACCCCGACGGAGTTGATCGCTTGAAGCCCGACTGAGACTGAGATTCAGTCTCAACACGACCGATCATAACGAGTGCTTGGAGGGTCCGTCAATGGGATGGGGCGAATTTTTTCCGAGCGACATCAAGGGCGGAAGGCTTTAGTTTGGGAGCGGTTGGCACAGGGATGGCAGTCCAAGATGAAGAGAGAAGGTGGATGTGGCCGACTCCCAGTCTTCGGTCGGTTTGTCTTGCGATCGGGCGGGAGAGGAAGTAAAATGAGGTGGATCACTTCGTCAGAGGTGGTCGCCCTCTGCCGTGTTCGTCAGAATCGTATTCGTGTGGCGAACCAACAGAAGACCCGAAGGGTCCCAATATGGCTCGCGGTCTGACCGCGGAGAGTCTGAGGCACCCACCTTGAATTCGGGTTCCCATCAAGCGGTTCAACGGCACTATGGCGGAGGGGTTCTCATCTGAATTGGTTCTGTTCCTTGATGTTGACTCCGGCTTGATCTTCAGCGTGGTTGGCCAAGCCGATCTTCGCCGAACCCGTCGTCCGGTTCCCACCCGGGTGGACGGGTTCGCCTTGTTTGAGGTGACATCCAAGCGACCGGACCCATTCCACCGTCTTGAGGAGTTCGGGCGACGTTGGATTTTGGGCAAAGGGTGGAGGACGATGACGCCTTGGGCCTATTCGACGTCTCGATCCGATCAACGGGCGGACCTTGAAAAGGTTGTGATGGCCAAGCGCGCGTTGCGTCGGGAGATCAAAGCGCGTCTGGCCCGGCTAGACGAGACAGCGCGGGTTCAGGAGTCCGAATCGCTCTGGGAGCGGTTTGCCGAGGCGAACCCTCTGGGTGAAGAGGGTCCGATTTTGGCTTATCTTTCCTCCTTTCCTGAAGAACCCTCCACCTGGGAGTTCGTGCGTGGGTTGTGGCAGCGCGGGATCGCAGTGGCACTGCCGCGGGTGGATCCGGAGGCGCATCGATTAGCGTTGCATCGGATCAACAGCCCGGAATGCCTGGTGGTCAATCGTTGGGGAATCACCGAACCTGCCGCCGACGCAATCGAGCTGCGGCCCCACGAGATTCGCGGCGTCCTGACGCCGGGTCTGGCGTTCGATCGCCGGGGGGGACGTCTGGGACGGGGCGGAGGCTACTACGACCGTCTCCTAAGCTGCTTGGACCCCCGCGTGCCCCGCTGGGCCGTCGCCTTTTCGGCCCAGATCGTCGAACAGGTCCCCACCTTGCCCCATGATCAAACTCTCCACGGAGTCGTCACCGCCCAAGGAGTGCTCGCCTCCCAAAGTTGAAATTCGCAGTTGACGCGGCGGCAAACGCTCGCAATTCGATTGACGGCTAAAAAGCCGTTGACCTCATCATCATGGATGATCAGTCTGAGTCTCACGATCCCGTGTCCGTGCCGCAACCTTAAGTTGATACCTGCATTTGAGAATAAGTTCGGACATCGGTTAGATCGAGACCCATTCCCACGTTTTTCCCACCCCCACCAAACCAAAGTCAGGCGCGATCACAATGGGAATCCCAATCACTGTGGCCTACGGCGATGGTATCGGCCCAGAAATCATGGCTGCGACCCTCATAGTTCTCAAGGAGGCCGGAGCCGATCTTGAGCCAGAAGTGATTGAAATTGGAGAATCTATCTATCAACGTGGAGTATCCTCTGGGATTGAGCCGACCTCGTGGGAATCTCTC encodes:
- a CDS encoding 5-formyltetrahydrofolate cyclo-ligase; this translates as MAKRALRREIKARLARLDETARVQESESLWERFAEANPLGEEGPILAYLSSFPEEPSTWEFVRGLWQRGIAVALPRVDPEAHRLALHRINSPECLVVNRWGITEPAADAIELRPHEIRGVLTPGLAFDRRGGRLGRGGGYYDRLLSCLDPRVPRWAVAFSAQIVEQVPTLPHDQTLHGVVTAQGVLASQS